A genome region from Marinobacter panjinensis includes the following:
- a CDS encoding TM2 domain-containing protein — protein MTLKGKILDFNSEDRTGLISGDDGNRYKVDIAHWKGNALPAQGTVVDFGVNGEYAEDVYPDGGVASKGSSKKIGAALFAFFLGAFGAHKFYLGYTKQGVIMLLTFLFGLILFGIPSMIIGVIAFIEFVLYLVKSDEEFERTYVTGNKAWF, from the coding sequence ATGACATTGAAAGGTAAAATTCTTGACTTTAATAGTGAAGATCGGACTGGTTTGATTTCCGGGGATGATGGCAACCGTTACAAAGTTGATATCGCTCATTGGAAAGGGAATGCGCTGCCTGCCCAAGGGACTGTTGTGGATTTCGGAGTTAATGGCGAATACGCGGAAGATGTTTATCCCGATGGTGGCGTTGCGTCAAAAGGGTCGTCGAAGAAAATCGGTGCGGCGCTGTTTGCGTTTTTCCTCGGAGCATTTGGTGCTCACAAGTTCTATCTTGGCTACACCAAGCAGGGTGTGATCATGCTTCTGACTTTTCTCTTTGGCCTGATTCTCTTCGGGATTCCTTCAATGATCATTGGGGTAATCGCCTTTATCGAATTTGTTCTGTATCTCGTTAAATCGGATGAAGAGTTCGAAAGGACTTACGTGACTGGAAATAAAGCCTGGTTTTAA
- a CDS encoding OmpA family protein → MNKKQIALAVSVSSIAILPGCAFMEKHGGKVIGAAGGMVAGALACDGDPACIAAGAIGGLLLGELYDQRQAELRKIAEEKNIALETKKVKTFNSDRENGLELSINEGGMFEVGSAGLKTKARLDLMSVATVYREKPQKILVIGHTDATGNDGYNEQLSERRARTVAKLFQEVGVPADQIYFQGAGESQPVATNDTADGRATNRRVEIVEIDSEQSLAAYNLQRQNNRAYLAHSNRTSQEKTEILKRVEKTPEPSQQERAEDLAKYAAVDFGGTQATSDFNTILQATGQPASDEGGIGFSMFRKAVASEPVELSPCFMDGPRKIGDIQNLASGKKLGIQEREMSNYWPGLNGSVWLDTVNGHMVAIQDLYILRETGAPQGSPTVTVYENVASDKTADHTLKPHVEAYPGEAGLLVRAYFHDARAVQCMDVVMGNTSLKAAKEGKLYYSAGDHLLEQNIQLKRLN, encoded by the coding sequence ATGAACAAAAAGCAGATTGCGCTTGCTGTATCGGTTAGTTCGATAGCGATTCTGCCCGGATGTGCCTTCATGGAAAAGCATGGGGGCAAGGTCATCGGCGCTGCCGGTGGAATGGTTGCAGGTGCCCTGGCATGTGACGGCGATCCAGCTTGTATCGCTGCCGGCGCAATAGGCGGGCTCCTTCTCGGTGAACTGTACGACCAAAGACAGGCCGAGCTTCGGAAAATTGCCGAAGAAAAAAATATTGCGCTGGAAACCAAAAAGGTCAAAACCTTTAACTCTGACAGAGAGAATGGTTTGGAGTTGTCCATCAATGAGGGCGGGATGTTTGAGGTCGGCTCCGCAGGACTGAAAACCAAAGCTCGTCTGGATCTCATGAGTGTCGCGACCGTTTACCGCGAAAAACCCCAGAAAATTCTGGTAATCGGTCATACCGATGCAACGGGAAACGACGGCTACAACGAGCAACTGTCTGAGCGTCGTGCGCGAACGGTAGCAAAATTGTTTCAGGAGGTTGGTGTCCCCGCTGATCAAATCTACTTTCAGGGTGCTGGTGAATCCCAGCCCGTTGCAACCAACGACACTGCCGATGGTCGAGCCACCAACCGCCGCGTGGAAATCGTCGAAATAGATTCAGAGCAATCACTGGCGGCCTACAATCTGCAGCGCCAGAATAATCGAGCTTACCTTGCACACTCCAACCGGACCAGTCAGGAAAAAACCGAGATTCTGAAGCGTGTTGAGAAAACACCAGAACCTTCGCAGCAGGAGCGAGCGGAAGACCTCGCCAAATATGCAGCCGTTGATTTTGGTGGTACCCAGGCAACATCCGATTTCAACACAATCCTTCAAGCCACTGGCCAACCGGCAAGCGACGAAGGTGGCATTGGTTTCTCAATGTTCAGGAAAGCCGTAGCGAGCGAACCAGTGGAGCTGTCTCCCTGCTTCATGGATGGCCCACGCAAGATCGGTGACATACAAAATCTCGCGTCGGGGAAGAAGCTCGGCATTCAAGAGCGAGAAATGTCGAACTACTGGCCCGGCCTGAATGGAAGTGTCTGGCTCGATACGGTCAATGGACACATGGTTGCGATTCAGGACCTGTACATTCTGCGCGAAACCGGAGCGCCACAGGGATCACCAACGGTAACCGTGTACGAAAACGTTGCCAGTGACAAGACAGCCGACCACACCTTGAAGCCGCACGTAGAGGCCTATCCAGGAGAGGCCGGCCTTCTGGTCAGAGCATACTTCCACGATGCCCGGGCGGTTCAATGCATGGACGTAGTGATGGGCAACACCAGCCTGAAAGCAGCGAAGGAAGGAAAGCTCTACTACTCGGCAGGCGACCATCTGCTCGAACAGAATATCCAACTCAAGCGGCTGAATTGA
- a CDS encoding aldehyde dehydrogenase family protein, translated as MSQSYALYIGGEWVKGENAALPNRNPSDLNDIVGHFDQASAGQVKQAIAAAREAQKAWDKTGLEARYSALMAIGNELITRKDELGELLSREEGKPLVEGKGEVYRSGQFFHYYAAEVLRQIDDRVASVRPGVEIETRREPLGVVGVISPWNFPMATAVWKIAPALAFGNAVVFKPANLVPASAWALTEIISRQGLPPGTFNLVTGSGREAGEALITSSHVHAITFTGSLEVGRRVAAATAANLVKCQLEMGSKNALIVLDDADLDVAVDAAFAGAYSGSGQKCTASSRLIVTEGVHDEFVARLTAKLADAKVGPALADGTVIGPIASDSQLAANRRWVDVALQEGATLAFGGKDVKVGSEGYYMQPVLFTDTTNDMTINRDEVFGPVACVIRVPDYEAALTTLNDTNYGLTAGLITRSLHWATDFKARAETGCVMVNLATAGTDYHVPFGGRKDSSFGPREQGRYAREFYTVVKTCYTKA; from the coding sequence ATGTCACAGTCATACGCACTCTACATTGGTGGAGAGTGGGTTAAGGGCGAAAACGCCGCCCTGCCTAACCGGAACCCGTCAGATCTGAATGACATTGTTGGCCATTTCGATCAGGCCAGTGCCGGCCAAGTCAAGCAAGCCATTGCTGCGGCAAGGGAGGCTCAGAAGGCGTGGGACAAAACAGGGCTTGAGGCCCGTTACAGCGCGCTGATGGCTATCGGTAATGAGTTGATTACCCGCAAGGACGAACTCGGTGAGCTGCTTTCACGTGAGGAAGGCAAGCCGCTGGTGGAGGGAAAGGGCGAGGTGTATCGCTCTGGCCAGTTCTTTCATTATTACGCCGCTGAAGTGCTGCGCCAGATTGATGACCGTGTGGCGTCAGTGCGGCCCGGTGTTGAGATAGAAACACGCCGCGAGCCGCTGGGCGTTGTCGGGGTGATCAGCCCATGGAACTTCCCCATGGCGACGGCCGTTTGGAAAATCGCCCCGGCCCTGGCTTTCGGGAACGCAGTGGTTTTCAAACCTGCCAATCTGGTCCCGGCGAGCGCCTGGGCGCTGACAGAAATTATCAGTCGCCAGGGACTGCCCCCCGGTACGTTCAACCTGGTCACCGGCAGTGGTCGCGAAGCGGGCGAAGCCCTGATTACGAGTTCGCATGTCCATGCCATTACCTTCACCGGGTCGCTGGAGGTTGGTCGCCGTGTAGCGGCCGCTACCGCTGCCAACCTGGTGAAGTGCCAGCTGGAGATGGGCTCCAAGAACGCCCTTATCGTGCTGGACGACGCTGACCTGGATGTCGCGGTTGATGCAGCCTTCGCCGGTGCCTATTCCGGTTCTGGACAGAAGTGCACCGCCTCTTCACGGCTGATTGTTACCGAAGGCGTGCATGATGAATTCGTCGCCAGGCTGACCGCAAAGCTCGCAGATGCAAAGGTTGGCCCGGCGCTGGCGGACGGCACGGTCATCGGCCCTATCGCCAGTGATAGCCAGCTGGCAGCGAATCGCCGTTGGGTGGATGTTGCATTGCAGGAAGGCGCCACGCTGGCTTTCGGCGGCAAGGATGTGAAGGTCGGCAGTGAGGGCTATTACATGCAACCGGTGTTGTTCACAGACACCACCAATGACATGACCATCAACCGGGACGAGGTATTTGGTCCCGTCGCCTGTGTGATCCGGGTTCCGGATTACGAAGCGGCACTGACCACCCTCAACGATACCAACTATGGCCTTACTGCCGGTCTGATCACCCGCTCCCTGCATTGGGCGACGGATTTCAAGGCAAGGGCGGAGACCGGTTGCGTCATGGTGAATCTGGCCACTGCCGGCACCGATTACCACGTGCCCTTCGGTGGGCGTAAGGATTCCAGTTTCGGGCCGCGGGAACAGGGCCGATACGCCCGGGAGTTCTACACAGTCGTTAAAACCTGTTACACCAAGGCCTGA
- a CDS encoding LysR family transcriptional regulator, with translation MALELKIQQLRYVLAVWEEGSFHGAARQLHRSQPALSMAIRDLEERLGQPLFEKNQKGQLTPYGEYCLPRFRELIKQHDRLASDLQHAAEGQQGRVTLATVPSVASRLMPEVLAAFIAEYPHININLHDENAEFVCRMVANGEVDLGISSVWAQDEHLSYTHLFEDNIGVVLHRDHRLANRESLQWQELKNERCIANGTSRLLKHTAAAGLVNNNDFYISNMISLLAMLEAGSGITTLPRLAFPVDNLKLRFVPLSEPKLVRRIGIIKLANRSLSPSAQVLERLIMKRLAGSAIQA, from the coding sequence ATGGCGCTCGAACTCAAGATTCAACAACTACGTTACGTGCTGGCAGTATGGGAGGAAGGCAGTTTCCACGGAGCTGCGCGACAGCTGCATCGCAGCCAGCCGGCGTTGTCCATGGCTATAAGGGATCTGGAGGAACGGTTGGGACAGCCGTTGTTCGAAAAGAATCAGAAGGGACAGTTAACACCCTATGGCGAGTATTGCCTGCCCAGGTTCCGGGAGCTGATCAAGCAGCACGACCGTCTCGCAAGCGATTTACAGCATGCCGCCGAGGGGCAGCAAGGGCGAGTCACGCTGGCTACCGTGCCATCCGTTGCGAGCCGTCTGATGCCGGAAGTTCTCGCGGCATTCATTGCCGAGTACCCGCACATCAACATAAATCTGCACGACGAAAATGCCGAGTTTGTCTGCCGGATGGTCGCCAACGGCGAGGTCGACCTGGGCATCAGCAGCGTGTGGGCGCAGGACGAACACCTGAGCTACACCCACCTGTTCGAAGACAATATCGGGGTAGTCCTGCATCGGGATCATCGGCTGGCAAACCGGGAAAGCCTGCAGTGGCAGGAACTGAAGAACGAGCGTTGCATCGCCAACGGTACCTCGCGGCTTCTCAAACATACCGCAGCCGCCGGCCTGGTGAATAACAACGACTTTTATATTTCCAACATGATTTCGCTGCTCGCCATGCTCGAGGCTGGTAGCGGCATTACTACACTGCCGCGACTGGCCTTTCCCGTCGATAACCTGAAATTGCGCTTTGTACCCCTGAGTGAGCCCAAGCTCGTCCGCCGGATCGGTATCATCAAACTGGCCAACCGATCGCTGTCACCGTCGGCCCAGGTACTGGAGCGGCTCATAATGAAGCGCCTGGCAGGTTCGGCCATTCAGGCGTAA
- a CDS encoding lipid A deacylase LpxR family protein translates to MRASPTLFVSLALLTFSVTAQADTFNIAWDNDLLTGSDRGYTNGVKLSYLTATADNRQRKSSRLARYASDSLGFLPGIDQLEKKQALAVSLRQLIVTPEDISANEPRLNDLPYAGYLAVSTTLWSWDTNSITGYGAHLGVVGPESGAAASQKWVHKLTGSEEPNGWDFQLGTDVVGGVQAAHARKVAQSGSPDGLEQEVSLISSARLSSFRTDGRVGVVWRIGQHLPVNFVPDYAGTASTIGLPGALSARRHGWSVFIGLGLEFVPYSYLDANSAPYQFDESLVQGQAGIGGTWQWNQLQLALILRATTGEEDSNKDNFNFGSLSMTWAL, encoded by the coding sequence ATGCGAGCCTCGCCAACTTTATTTGTAAGCCTGGCACTCTTGACGTTTTCGGTTACCGCTCAGGCCGACACTTTCAACATTGCCTGGGATAACGACTTACTTACCGGCTCAGACAGGGGATACACCAATGGTGTAAAGCTCTCCTACCTGACGGCAACCGCGGATAACCGGCAAAGGAAATCTTCCAGACTTGCACGTTACGCATCGGATTCCCTCGGCTTCCTGCCCGGTATAGACCAGCTCGAAAAGAAACAGGCGCTTGCCGTCAGCTTGAGACAGCTGATAGTCACTCCGGAGGATATCAGCGCCAATGAGCCCCGGTTGAACGACCTCCCCTATGCAGGGTATCTCGCTGTCAGCACCACACTATGGAGCTGGGATACCAACAGTATTACCGGTTACGGTGCCCACCTCGGCGTTGTAGGCCCGGAAAGCGGCGCGGCAGCATCCCAGAAGTGGGTGCACAAGCTGACTGGAAGTGAAGAACCCAACGGCTGGGACTTCCAACTCGGAACCGATGTCGTTGGCGGCGTGCAGGCAGCACATGCCAGAAAAGTAGCGCAAAGCGGTTCACCAGATGGCCTGGAGCAGGAGGTTTCGCTGATCAGCTCGGCCAGGCTCTCCAGCTTCAGAACGGACGGCAGGGTCGGAGTGGTCTGGCGTATCGGGCAGCACCTGCCGGTCAATTTCGTACCCGACTACGCCGGCACAGCCTCCACGATAGGGCTGCCGGGAGCTTTGAGTGCGCGGCGCCACGGATGGTCCGTATTTATCGGTTTGGGGCTGGAATTTGTGCCCTATTCCTATCTTGATGCAAACTCCGCTCCCTACCAGTTCGACGAAAGCCTGGTCCAGGGTCAGGCTGGCATCGGCGGAACCTGGCAGTGGAATCAGCTGCAGTTAGCCCTGATTCTGCGAGCAACGACTGGCGAGGAAGATTCCAACAAAGACAACTTCAACTTTGGCAGCCTCTCGATGACATGGGCCCTTTGA